A window from Drosophila miranda strain MSH22 chromosome Y unlocalized genomic scaffold, D.miranda_PacBio2.1 Contig_Y2_pilon, whole genome shotgun sequence encodes these proteins:
- the LOC117193086 gene encoding uncharacterized protein LOC117193086 isoform X1: MMFGTVIKAIRLLKFRDVQHTSGHQRGVSRDKTGEEKHHFKRIEMEQLKKIRQNVIKDMMAQIEALKYEIKTIDRGFSEDKESVKEELLQKIEQLKTEIEKIRKTIGKND; encoded by the exons ATGATGTTTGGAACCGTCATCAAAGCCATAAGGCTTCTGAAATTCAGAGATGTCCAGCACACAAGCGGTCATCA ACGGGGAGTAAGCCGGGACAAAACAGGAGAAGAAAAGCATCATTTTAAGAGAATT GAAATGGAACAACTGAAGAAAATTAGGCAGAATGTAATTAAGGATATGATGGCACAGATCGAGGCTCTGAAATACGAGAtcaaaaccattgacagagGGTTTTCCGAAGACAAAGAGTCAGTCAAAGAAGAGTTGTTGCAAAAAATAGAGCAGTTAAAAACTGAAATCGAGAAAATAAGAAAGACGATTGGAAAAAACGATTGA
- the LOC108158718 gene encoding uncharacterized protein LOC108158718 gives MSKMMNKIWTQFRGGCILRGNLIKFNNSITSQIENDLKIEELLTERKQLETKTGTLTKQVRGGHGLRLNAGY, from the exons ATGAGTAAGATGATGAATAAGATATGGACTCAATTCAGGGGTGGCTGCATACTTCG AGGAAATTTGATTAAATTCAACAATAGTATTACCAGCCAAATTGAAAATGATCTAAAGATCGAAGAGTTGCTAACG GAACGGAAGCAACTAGAGACAAAAACCGGCACGCTCACCAAACAGGTCAGGGGAGGTCATGGTCTCCGACTTAACGCGGGCTATTAA
- the LOC117193086 gene encoding uncharacterized protein LOC117193086 isoform X2, whose translation MQKYLCNTLRLLAPPKCCFTQSFKNASNFLYERARAGENVHFLKIQREQLMKLRSKLMMQKVQVIAKIDKVDEQIERITAKSDEDQQAH comes from the exons ATGCAGAAATATCTTTGCAACACGCTTCGACTTTTAGCTCCCCCCAAATGTTGTTTTACACAGAGCTTCAA GAATGCTAGCAACTTCTTGTACGAaagagccagagccggagAAAATGTCCACTTCCTGAAAATA CAAAGAGAACAACTGATGAAGCTGCGCTCCAAACTGATGATGCAAAAGGTGCAGGTCATTGCAAAGATCGACAAAGTGGATGAGCAGATAGAGAGAATAACGGCAAAATCCGATGAAGACCAACAGGCACATTGA